The following coding sequences lie in one Miscanthus floridulus cultivar M001 chromosome 9, ASM1932011v1, whole genome shotgun sequence genomic window:
- the LOC136482204 gene encoding 5-formyltetrahydrofolate cyclo-ligase, mitochondrial-like has product MRMLKITTMDDLVKNSMNILEPSPVDATGNDREDVLSSSSPVDLLLLPEKGEVISTHYKLFYADIRDIPKLDSVIRMAEMDPRVCAYLP; this is encoded by the exons ATGCGGATGCTCAAAATCACCACCATGGATGATTTAGTTAAGAATTCAATGAACATTCTGGAACCATCACCTGTGGATGCTACCGGGAATGATCGTGAAGATG TATTGTCATCATCTTCCCCTGTTGATCTTTTGTTATTGCCTG AAAAAGGTGAAGTAATAAGCACGCATTACAAGCTATTTTATGCTGATATTCGTGACATACCAAAACTGGATTCAGTTATTCGCATGGCTGAAATGGATCCTAG AGTGTGTGCTTATTTACCTTGA
- the LOC136482205 gene encoding protein Rf1, mitochondrial-like isoform X3 — translation MWSCARISSAVFTTAACSSPSPRAPHLSLASATARVRSGTLRPEAAHHLFDQLLHQATPIPERSLNGFLSVLARAPSSAACRDGPALAVALFNRVSRADGPQVLSPTLCTYSILMDCCTRAHHPELTLAFFGQLLKTGLGVDTIIISNLLKGLCEAKRTDEALDILLHRMPELGYVPDVFSYCILLKSLCNDGKSGQADELLRMMAERKVVCSPDVVAYTTVIDALFKQGNVNKACDLFNEMVQQGISPNLMTYNSVVDALCKARAMDKAEAVLRQMVDKGVQPDNWTYNNLIYGYSSWGQWKEAVRVFKEMTSRGILPDVVTLNSLMASLCKHGKIKDARDVFDSMAMKGQKPDIFSYKIMLNGYATKGCLVDMADLFNLMLGDSITPDIHIFNVLIKAYANCGMLDRATIIFNEMREQGVEPNVVTYLTAIAALCRIGKMDNAEEKFNQMIDQGVIPSIATYRCLVQGFCIHGGLTKAKELVLEMMTKVGKMEKALKVFDAMVSAGIQPNVVVYGTLVNGYCKVGRIDEGLSLFREILHEGMKPSTILYNIILHGLFQAERTVAAMEMFHEMAESGISVDTDTYRIVLSGLFKNSCSDKAILLFKELRAMNVKIDIKTLTIMIAGMFQTRRAEEAKDLFASISRSGLLPSVVTYSVMMTNLIKEGLVEEADDMFSSMENAGCEANSRLLNRVVRELLEKNEIVRAGTYLSKIDERNFSLEHSTTMLLIDLFSSKGTCREHIRFLPAKYHFLGGANLY, via the exons ATGTGGTCATGTGCCCGCATCTCCTCCGCCGTCTTCACCACCGCTGCTTGCTCTTCACCGTCGCCGCGTGCTCCCCACCTCTCCCTCGCCTCAGCCACGGCGCGCGTGCGGTCAGGGACGCTCCGCCCTGAGGCGGCACACCACCTGTTCGACCAATTGCTGCATCAAGCCACCCCCATCCCCGAGCGCTCGCTGAACGGGTTCCTCTCCGTGCTCGCGCGTGCGCCGTCCTCCGCCGCCTGTAGAGATGGCCCTGCCCTGGCCGTCGCTCTCTTCAACCGCGTGTCTCGAGCGGACGGCCCGCAGGTGCTGTCCCCGACACTGTGTACCTATAGCATACTCATGGACTGCTGCACCCGGGCGCACCACCCGGAGCTAACGCTGGCCTTCTTCGGCCAGCTCCTCAAGACAGGATTGGGCGTCGATACCATCATCATCAGCAACCTTCTCAAGGGCCTTTGTGAAGCAAAGCGGACAGACGAGGCTCTGGACATCCTTCTCCACAGAATGCCTGAGTTGGGCTATGTGCCTGATGTTTTCTCCTACTGCATACTTCTGAAGAGCCTCTGCAATGACGGAAAGAGTGGCCAGGCAGATGAATTGCTACGCATGATGGCTGAAAGGAAAGTTGTCTGCTCGCCCGACGTGGTTGCGTATACTACGGTCATCGATGCCCTCTTTAAGCAGGGCAATGTTAATAAAGCATGTGATCTATTCAATGAAATGGTGCAGCAGGGCATTTCTCCTAATTTAATGACTTATAACTCCGTTGTTGATGCACTGTGTAAGGCAAGAGCAATGGACAAGGCAGAGGCTGTCCTTCGACAAATGGTTGATAAAGGTGTTCAGCCAGATAACTGGACGTATAATAACTTGATCTATGGATATTCCTCTTGGGGCCAATGGAAGGAGGCAGTGAGGGTATTTAAAGAAATGACAAGTCGAGGCATCCTACCAGATGTTGTTACTTTGAACTCGTTAATGGCTTCCCTTTGCAAGCATGGAAAAATCAAGGATGCTAGAGATGTTTTTGACTCAATGGCAATGAAGGGCCAAAAACCTGATATTTTCTCCTACAAAATTATGCTCAACGGGTACGCTACTAAAGGATGCCTAGTTGATATGGCAGATCTCTTCAATTTGATGCTTGGAGATAGTATTACGCCTGACATCCATATTTTCAATGTGCTAATCAAGGCATATGCTAACTGTGGAATGCTAGATAGGGCTACGATTATCTTCAATGAAATGAGGGAGCAAGGAGTGGAACCTAATGTGGTAACCTATTTGACAGCGATAGCTGCGCTTTGCAGAATTGGTAAGATGGATAATGCTGAGGAAAAATTTAATCAGATGATTGACCAAGGAGTAATACCCAGTATAGCTACTTACAGGTGCCTGGTTCAAGGTTTTTGCATTCATGGTGGTTTGACAAAAGCTAAGGAGTTGGTTTTGGAAATGATGACTAAAG TTGGCAAGATGGAGAAAGCATTAAAAGTATTTGATGCTATGGTGTCAGCTGGCATTCAACCAAATGTTGTGGTGTACGGTACACTCGTTAATGGCTATTGTAAAGTTGGAAGGATCGATGAAGGGTTGAGTCTTTTCAGAGAAATATTGCATGAGGGAATGAAGCCTTCAACTATTTTATACAACATCATACTTCATGGATTATTTCAGGCTGAGAGAACAGTTGCTGCAATGGAAATGTTCCATGAAATGGCTGAAAGTGGAATATCAGTGGACACAGATACATACAGGATAGTTCTTAGTGGACTTTTTAAAAACAGTTGCTCTGATAAAGCAATCTTGCTTTTCAAAGAATTACGTGCAATGAATGTAAAGATTGATATCAAAACTCTTACTATCATGATAGCTGGAATGTTTCAAACCAGGAGAGCTGAAGAAGCTAAGGATCTGTTTGCTTCTATCTCAAGAAGTGGGCTGCTGCCTTCTGTTGTGACTTACAGTGTAATGATGACAAATCTTATAAAAGAAGGATTGGTGGAAGAGGCAGACGATATGTTTTCATCCATGGAGAATGCTGGCTGTGAGGCCAATTCTCGATTGCTGAATCGTGTGGTTAGAGAATTACTAGAGAAAAATGAAATAGTCAGGGCTGGAACTTACCTGTCCAAAATTGATGAGAGGAATTTCTCACTTGAACATTCAACCACAATGTTGCTGATTGATCTCTTCTCAAGCAAAGGGACTTGTCGGGAACACATAAGATTTCTCCCTGCAAAGTATCATTTTCTTGGAGGGGCCAACCTATATTGA
- the LOC136482205 gene encoding protein Rf1, mitochondrial-like isoform X2: MWSCARISSAVFTTAACSSPSPRAPHLSLASATARVRSGTLRPEAAHHLFDQLLHQATPIPERSLNGFLSVLARAPSSAACRDGPALAVALFNRVSRADGPQVLSPTLCTYSILMDCCTRAHHPELTLAFFGQLLKTGLGVDTIIISNLLKGLCEAKRTDEALDILLHRMPELGYVPDVFSYCILLKSLCNDGKSGQADELLRMMAERKVVCSPDVVAYTTVIDALFKQGNVNKACDLFNEMVQQGISPNLMTYNSVVDALCKARAMDKAEAVLRQMVDKGVQPDNWTYNNLIYGYSSWGQWKEAVRVFKEMTSRGILPDVVTLNSLMASLCKHGKIKDARDVFDSMAMKGQKPDIFSYKIMLNGYATKGCLVDMADLFNLMLGDSITPDIHIFNVLIKAYANCGMLDRATIIFNEMREQGVEPNVVTYLTAIAALCRIATYRCLVQGFCIHGGLTKAKELVLEMMTKGMHPDIVFFSSIINNLCKVGRVLDAQNIFDLTVSIGMHPTVMVYSMLMDGYCLVGKMEKALKVFDAMVSAGIQPNVVVYGTLVNGYCKVGRIDEGLSLFREILHEGMKPSTILYNIILHGLFQAERTVAAMEMFHEMAESGISVDTDTYRIVLSGLFKNSCSDKAILLFKELRAMNVKIDIKTLTIMIAGMFQTRRAEEAKDLFASISRSGLLPSVVTYSVMMTNLIKEGLVEEADDMFSSMENAGCEANSRLLNRVVRELLEKNEIVRAGTYLSKIDERNFSLEHSTTMLLIDLFSSKGTCREHIRFLPAKYHFLGGANLY, from the exons ATGTGGTCATGTGCCCGCATCTCCTCCGCCGTCTTCACCACCGCTGCTTGCTCTTCACCGTCGCCGCGTGCTCCCCACCTCTCCCTCGCCTCAGCCACGGCGCGCGTGCGGTCAGGGACGCTCCGCCCTGAGGCGGCACACCACCTGTTCGACCAATTGCTGCATCAAGCCACCCCCATCCCCGAGCGCTCGCTGAACGGGTTCCTCTCCGTGCTCGCGCGTGCGCCGTCCTCCGCCGCCTGTAGAGATGGCCCTGCCCTGGCCGTCGCTCTCTTCAACCGCGTGTCTCGAGCGGACGGCCCGCAGGTGCTGTCCCCGACACTGTGTACCTATAGCATACTCATGGACTGCTGCACCCGGGCGCACCACCCGGAGCTAACGCTGGCCTTCTTCGGCCAGCTCCTCAAGACAGGATTGGGCGTCGATACCATCATCATCAGCAACCTTCTCAAGGGCCTTTGTGAAGCAAAGCGGACAGACGAGGCTCTGGACATCCTTCTCCACAGAATGCCTGAGTTGGGCTATGTGCCTGATGTTTTCTCCTACTGCATACTTCTGAAGAGCCTCTGCAATGACGGAAAGAGTGGCCAGGCAGATGAATTGCTACGCATGATGGCTGAAAGGAAAGTTGTCTGCTCGCCCGACGTGGTTGCGTATACTACGGTCATCGATGCCCTCTTTAAGCAGGGCAATGTTAATAAAGCATGTGATCTATTCAATGAAATGGTGCAGCAGGGCATTTCTCCTAATTTAATGACTTATAACTCCGTTGTTGATGCACTGTGTAAGGCAAGAGCAATGGACAAGGCAGAGGCTGTCCTTCGACAAATGGTTGATAAAGGTGTTCAGCCAGATAACTGGACGTATAATAACTTGATCTATGGATATTCCTCTTGGGGCCAATGGAAGGAGGCAGTGAGGGTATTTAAAGAAATGACAAGTCGAGGCATCCTACCAGATGTTGTTACTTTGAACTCGTTAATGGCTTCCCTTTGCAAGCATGGAAAAATCAAGGATGCTAGAGATGTTTTTGACTCAATGGCAATGAAGGGCCAAAAACCTGATATTTTCTCCTACAAAATTATGCTCAACGGGTACGCTACTAAAGGATGCCTAGTTGATATGGCAGATCTCTTCAATTTGATGCTTGGAGATAGTATTACGCCTGACATCCATATTTTCAATGTGCTAATCAAGGCATATGCTAACTGTGGAATGCTAGATAGGGCTACGATTATCTTCAATGAAATGAGGGAGCAAGGAGTGGAACCTAATGTGGTAACCTATTTGACAGCGATAGCTGCGCTTTGCAGAATTG CTACTTACAGGTGCCTGGTTCAAGGTTTTTGCATTCATGGTGGTTTGACAAAAGCTAAGGAGTTGGTTTTGGAAATGATGACTAAAGGTATGCATCCTGACATTGTTTTCTTCAGTTCGATAATAAACAACCTTTGCAAAGTGGGAAGGGTATTGGACGCACAAAATATATTTGACTTAACTGTAAGTATTGGTATGCATCCTACTGTTATGGTGTATAGTATGCTGATGGATGGGTACTGTCTAGTTGGCAAGATGGAGAAAGCATTAAAAGTATTTGATGCTATGGTGTCAGCTGGCATTCAACCAAATGTTGTGGTGTACGGTACACTCGTTAATGGCTATTGTAAAGTTGGAAGGATCGATGAAGGGTTGAGTCTTTTCAGAGAAATATTGCATGAGGGAATGAAGCCTTCAACTATTTTATACAACATCATACTTCATGGATTATTTCAGGCTGAGAGAACAGTTGCTGCAATGGAAATGTTCCATGAAATGGCTGAAAGTGGAATATCAGTGGACACAGATACATACAGGATAGTTCTTAGTGGACTTTTTAAAAACAGTTGCTCTGATAAAGCAATCTTGCTTTTCAAAGAATTACGTGCAATGAATGTAAAGATTGATATCAAAACTCTTACTATCATGATAGCTGGAATGTTTCAAACCAGGAGAGCTGAAGAAGCTAAGGATCTGTTTGCTTCTATCTCAAGAAGTGGGCTGCTGCCTTCTGTTGTGACTTACAGTGTAATGATGACAAATCTTATAAAAGAAGGATTGGTGGAAGAGGCAGACGATATGTTTTCATCCATGGAGAATGCTGGCTGTGAGGCCAATTCTCGATTGCTGAATCGTGTGGTTAGAGAATTACTAGAGAAAAATGAAATAGTCAGGGCTGGAACTTACCTGTCCAAAATTGATGAGAGGAATTTCTCACTTGAACATTCAACCACAATGTTGCTGATTGATCTCTTCTCAAGCAAAGGGACTTGTCGGGAACACATAAGATTTCTCCCTGCAAAGTATCATTTTCTTGGAGGGGCCAACCTATATTGA
- the LOC136482205 gene encoding protein Rf1, mitochondrial-like isoform X1 translates to MWSCARISSAVFTTAACSSPSPRAPHLSLASATARVRSGTLRPEAAHHLFDQLLHQATPIPERSLNGFLSVLARAPSSAACRDGPALAVALFNRVSRADGPQVLSPTLCTYSILMDCCTRAHHPELTLAFFGQLLKTGLGVDTIIISNLLKGLCEAKRTDEALDILLHRMPELGYVPDVFSYCILLKSLCNDGKSGQADELLRMMAERKVVCSPDVVAYTTVIDALFKQGNVNKACDLFNEMVQQGISPNLMTYNSVVDALCKARAMDKAEAVLRQMVDKGVQPDNWTYNNLIYGYSSWGQWKEAVRVFKEMTSRGILPDVVTLNSLMASLCKHGKIKDARDVFDSMAMKGQKPDIFSYKIMLNGYATKGCLVDMADLFNLMLGDSITPDIHIFNVLIKAYANCGMLDRATIIFNEMREQGVEPNVVTYLTAIAALCRIGKMDNAEEKFNQMIDQGVIPSIATYRCLVQGFCIHGGLTKAKELVLEMMTKGMHPDIVFFSSIINNLCKVGRVLDAQNIFDLTVSIGMHPTVMVYSMLMDGYCLVGKMEKALKVFDAMVSAGIQPNVVVYGTLVNGYCKVGRIDEGLSLFREILHEGMKPSTILYNIILHGLFQAERTVAAMEMFHEMAESGISVDTDTYRIVLSGLFKNSCSDKAILLFKELRAMNVKIDIKTLTIMIAGMFQTRRAEEAKDLFASISRSGLLPSVVTYSVMMTNLIKEGLVEEADDMFSSMENAGCEANSRLLNRVVRELLEKNEIVRAGTYLSKIDERNFSLEHSTTMLLIDLFSSKGTCREHIRFLPAKYHFLGGANLY, encoded by the coding sequence ATGTGGTCATGTGCCCGCATCTCCTCCGCCGTCTTCACCACCGCTGCTTGCTCTTCACCGTCGCCGCGTGCTCCCCACCTCTCCCTCGCCTCAGCCACGGCGCGCGTGCGGTCAGGGACGCTCCGCCCTGAGGCGGCACACCACCTGTTCGACCAATTGCTGCATCAAGCCACCCCCATCCCCGAGCGCTCGCTGAACGGGTTCCTCTCCGTGCTCGCGCGTGCGCCGTCCTCCGCCGCCTGTAGAGATGGCCCTGCCCTGGCCGTCGCTCTCTTCAACCGCGTGTCTCGAGCGGACGGCCCGCAGGTGCTGTCCCCGACACTGTGTACCTATAGCATACTCATGGACTGCTGCACCCGGGCGCACCACCCGGAGCTAACGCTGGCCTTCTTCGGCCAGCTCCTCAAGACAGGATTGGGCGTCGATACCATCATCATCAGCAACCTTCTCAAGGGCCTTTGTGAAGCAAAGCGGACAGACGAGGCTCTGGACATCCTTCTCCACAGAATGCCTGAGTTGGGCTATGTGCCTGATGTTTTCTCCTACTGCATACTTCTGAAGAGCCTCTGCAATGACGGAAAGAGTGGCCAGGCAGATGAATTGCTACGCATGATGGCTGAAAGGAAAGTTGTCTGCTCGCCCGACGTGGTTGCGTATACTACGGTCATCGATGCCCTCTTTAAGCAGGGCAATGTTAATAAAGCATGTGATCTATTCAATGAAATGGTGCAGCAGGGCATTTCTCCTAATTTAATGACTTATAACTCCGTTGTTGATGCACTGTGTAAGGCAAGAGCAATGGACAAGGCAGAGGCTGTCCTTCGACAAATGGTTGATAAAGGTGTTCAGCCAGATAACTGGACGTATAATAACTTGATCTATGGATATTCCTCTTGGGGCCAATGGAAGGAGGCAGTGAGGGTATTTAAAGAAATGACAAGTCGAGGCATCCTACCAGATGTTGTTACTTTGAACTCGTTAATGGCTTCCCTTTGCAAGCATGGAAAAATCAAGGATGCTAGAGATGTTTTTGACTCAATGGCAATGAAGGGCCAAAAACCTGATATTTTCTCCTACAAAATTATGCTCAACGGGTACGCTACTAAAGGATGCCTAGTTGATATGGCAGATCTCTTCAATTTGATGCTTGGAGATAGTATTACGCCTGACATCCATATTTTCAATGTGCTAATCAAGGCATATGCTAACTGTGGAATGCTAGATAGGGCTACGATTATCTTCAATGAAATGAGGGAGCAAGGAGTGGAACCTAATGTGGTAACCTATTTGACAGCGATAGCTGCGCTTTGCAGAATTGGTAAGATGGATAATGCTGAGGAAAAATTTAATCAGATGATTGACCAAGGAGTAATACCCAGTATAGCTACTTACAGGTGCCTGGTTCAAGGTTTTTGCATTCATGGTGGTTTGACAAAAGCTAAGGAGTTGGTTTTGGAAATGATGACTAAAGGTATGCATCCTGACATTGTTTTCTTCAGTTCGATAATAAACAACCTTTGCAAAGTGGGAAGGGTATTGGACGCACAAAATATATTTGACTTAACTGTAAGTATTGGTATGCATCCTACTGTTATGGTGTATAGTATGCTGATGGATGGGTACTGTCTAGTTGGCAAGATGGAGAAAGCATTAAAAGTATTTGATGCTATGGTGTCAGCTGGCATTCAACCAAATGTTGTGGTGTACGGTACACTCGTTAATGGCTATTGTAAAGTTGGAAGGATCGATGAAGGGTTGAGTCTTTTCAGAGAAATATTGCATGAGGGAATGAAGCCTTCAACTATTTTATACAACATCATACTTCATGGATTATTTCAGGCTGAGAGAACAGTTGCTGCAATGGAAATGTTCCATGAAATGGCTGAAAGTGGAATATCAGTGGACACAGATACATACAGGATAGTTCTTAGTGGACTTTTTAAAAACAGTTGCTCTGATAAAGCAATCTTGCTTTTCAAAGAATTACGTGCAATGAATGTAAAGATTGATATCAAAACTCTTACTATCATGATAGCTGGAATGTTTCAAACCAGGAGAGCTGAAGAAGCTAAGGATCTGTTTGCTTCTATCTCAAGAAGTGGGCTGCTGCCTTCTGTTGTGACTTACAGTGTAATGATGACAAATCTTATAAAAGAAGGATTGGTGGAAGAGGCAGACGATATGTTTTCATCCATGGAGAATGCTGGCTGTGAGGCCAATTCTCGATTGCTGAATCGTGTGGTTAGAGAATTACTAGAGAAAAATGAAATAGTCAGGGCTGGAACTTACCTGTCCAAAATTGATGAGAGGAATTTCTCACTTGAACATTCAACCACAATGTTGCTGATTGATCTCTTCTCAAGCAAAGGGACTTGTCGGGAACACATAAGATTTCTCCCTGCAAAGTATCATTTTCTTGGAGGGGCCAACCTATATTGA